GCAGGATCTTGGCCCACACACAACCTCGCAAACAATAGAGACCGCTGCaacacgttgatgtcattgtgagacaCTGGCACGCCAAAGAAAGAGTGTCAAGTTTAGAGTACTTGTGACACAACTACTTCAAGAATGATGGCCTTAGTATTGGCAATGTTGAGCATATGGACAATCCTTCCATTTGAAGTGCATGCAGTCCAGGAATCCGAGAAATTTCGGTACACACTGAAATAATTTTGTTTCGGTTAAAATATTTTTGCAATTTTGGTAGTACACATAAATTCAAATTAGTTTTAGAATTTTCAAAAAGATAAATCGTTGTATCTCAGTCAAAGTCAAGTGGAAATTTCGGTCCTTTGGTCATCCTTTGGCCGAAATGAACACCGAAATAACTGAATTAAAATATAGTGATTTCAACAAGGACCccgataaatcccgaacgtttcGGATTTGACCATGGCGAAtcaaacattttgggtggcaatTCTAGTGACGCGTGGATGACAAGTTTAGTTGGCAAGCATGACAAATCTGTGCTTAGTGTAAAATAACAATAATCCTAGACTCACGGGGGTTTTACGTGATTTTCTTCTAAACTAATCTCTCTCCCCCCTTATTTTCGGCGGGGGTGGGGCCCATGCTCCCTCTTCCCCAATCCCGATTGCCCACGTATGCTATTCCGTAAATCCTGTAATAGGCCCGTCCGTGCATCTAGCATTACCGGTAAAATTAACAAGCTGGTTGAAATACAAAAATGAGAAAAGAATGAAGACGCATCCATGGGGGGAAGTGAAATTAAACAGGATCGATGATGGTAGTGAAATTATTCCAGTGAAGCAAATGGGTTGACAAGGAGATGAAACAGATGGATATTGGatggtactactagtactagGATTTTAGGGGCGTCCGCGCTTATTGGATGAGTAATTAACTAAAGGAACAAATTATTAGAGCAGCGCGCAGGAGAGAGAAACTACGAAAGCAAATTGAGGCACAAATGGCCTAGGCGGTGGCGGTGGGGGCGGCGACCATCTTCTCGATGGCCTGCAGAGCCTCGATTGCGTTCCGGAGGTAAAAGGCGAGCTCGGAGGAGAAGGCGGCCATGGGGTTGGCGGCGATCTCTTCCTTGACGTCATCGGCGGCGGAGGGCAGCGGCTTGGTGGGGTCCTTGTCGAACTGCTTGGCCTGCTCGAGGTACGTGTCCATGCGCGGCGTGGCGAAGAGGCGGACGGTGTCCGTGACGTCGCCCCTGTCAGCGAACCGCTGGCGGGCATGGGAGGTATCGGAGGCGAGCGCGTAGGGGCGGCCCTGCGCCTCGTAGAGTTGCTTGGAGGCCATGAGCTTGATGAGCTGCACGAGCTCGGCGCGGAGCGAGTCGATCAGCTTCTGGCCATCGTCCAGCAAGACGTCCTCCAGTGCATTCTGCGCGTCTACAAGCAAGTAGCGTGCCCCGTCGAGGTCACCGGTGTCCGCCAGGGCCATGGCCTTCCTGATCGCCTcggcctgccgccgccgcgccagcTCGGCCAGCACCCAACGCGCCTTGCTGCCGGCGACGGTGGCTGGGTTCGGGGTGCGGAAGATCTTGAGGTTCTCGGGGGTTTGGAGACCCTGCACAATCGACTGGGCGCTGTAGCTGTGTTGGGCCTCGGCCAAGACCGCGTCATGGCGCGTCGTGCCGACGGCGCACTCCGAGAGCGTCATCTTGACGGTGACCTTGCGCGACTCTCCGCTGAAGAGGGTGCCGAAGTGGATGGTGATGACGCCGGCGGCGTCCGTGGTCTTGGTGTAGTCGGTGTCTTCGGGCACCACCATATCCTTCAGGCCGTCCGCTTTCTTGGGTGTGAGGATGAGCCGCACGTCCTGCGCGACCACGGTGAGGAGGCCACCCAGCATCTGGGCGAAGGGCTTGGTCAGGTTCGACCCGTCCACCACGGTGCTGAACGTCCCGCCGGGGGATTTCTTGGCGATGTCGCTGAGCAGCTAGCAATGGCATCAATTAAGATATCATCAGCATCATCATCCCCTTAAGCCGTTCGACTTAGCTACCTTCATCGGAACAAAAAGCTAGACAGAGTAACTACCTTGTGATCTGAGTCCTTGCCGAGACCGAACGTGTAGACTCCCGCGCTGCCAAGATCCACATCCGTGGCTTCGTTGGCGGTCTGCTGGCCGTCGGACAAGAGGAAGACGTTGGCGCTGCGGGATTTTACGATGTTGCGGGCGGCGAAGATTGCCCGCGCCGTCTCGAGGCCACTCTTGATGTTGGTCCCGCCATAGGCCTCCAGGCCGTCGACCATGGCCTTGAGCTCCTTCTGGGCATCCACCGTCATGGAGCGCAGCGCGCAGTGCCTTTTGGCGCTGTTGTTGCAGGTGACGATGGAGAGACGGTCCACGGGGGTGAGCTTCATGATCACGAACTGCATCGCCTGCTTCATGCTGACAAGCTTCTCCGCCGCCATGCTGCCGCTCACatccagcaccaccaccaggtcCAGCCCCTCCCTCACCACGGCGCTGGGCGCGGCGTTCAGCTCTACCACCGCCGTCACCTCGTCGGCCTTCAGCGACACGTCGTCCCTGCTGTACGCCGGCTTCTTGATCTTTACTAGCCCCTTGGTGCTCCCTGCACGCATGCATATAATTCATGATCAGGCACATATCCGATCATTATTCCTATAAACACTCTTGTATATCAAACCGAATGACTGTACCTTTGTTCAAGGGAGCAGGGTTCTCATCGTCGGCGAACATCATCCTGAGCTTGCGATGGCTAGTTGCTAGAACCGGCAGCTTACTCAGTGAGCTACTGTCTTGGTGCTTGTGGATGCATAACCTAACAACATATTTATATATAAATATCTAATGCTAGCTGTAGTCCTGTCCTGGATCTCGATGGGGGCCTGTAGCTCACACGACTTAGAGACTGCATGTCTATTTTTAAATGAAAAACATAGCACGCTACAAAATATAGCGAGGCCCTTCTCCAAATGCTACACAAGTTATAGCACACTAATAGTGTGCTATATTTCAAAATAATGTTTCCAAAAAAAATCGAAATGTATCTAGAAATAGACGATGTGACCGCCAGGTGTTTTCGCTCACGGCCAGGTCTTTTCACTACCGTCGCTCGCGACCAGATTATGCCGCTGCCCCCGCTCACAAGCAGATTCTAGCactgccgcctccgccgctcatCTCGGCGGAATAGACGATGAGAACTAGGGTTGTGGTTGTGGCGGGGGGAAGTGAGAATGAGCGCGAGAGGGTCGTGGCCGACGGGTGGATTTGGGCCTGTTGGGCTACGCAGCTGCGCTTGCCttattttctgtttctttttcatCATGCATGCTATAACGTTACATGCTACAATGTTATAGCGCGGTGTAGCACGTTAATAACGCGAATAGCGCCATAGTGGCCGAATTCGCTAAAACGTAGCGTTTTCTATTCAAATACGCTTTAACGGCGAAACAGCGTGCTATTTTTTGTTGCTATTTTTAGTAATAAAATCGAATCCGTCCCATGGATGTGGATCTGCACCATAAGATGCTCACCATCAACTGCAACTGATAGCCTGATACTCAATTTCCTGCTCTAAGGTGTCGCCACGCCTGTCTTCATTTGATACTCCCTCCAACCCataattttttctttcaaggaaAAATATATGAATCGGACTATCGCTCATTTAATACAACTTTTTTTGATGCACCAACCATAGAACAATCTTTCTACGGTAATTTCATTAAAATCCAAATATAAATATTTACAAGCAACAAAAAATGAATAAATATTTGCAAGCATCAGTAATCCACTGATTTAGCTTATTTAAATGCTTTGCTTTTATTCTATGCTGCAAGAGTAAAAGATCTTCTTTGAGTCTGAATTTCCAGCAGTTTATGCTTGGCACTTCTCTCCTGAATATCTTGCCATTTTGTTAGGTCCAAATTCTCCAACAACCTTGAATAATGATGTCCATTGCAATTGCTGCTGGCAACATAGAATGGATGAACAAAATATCATCAAAGCATGAGATCCCAGGCTTTCTAGAAGGAATAATGTTGTCCCGAGAGTCATGGGCAAAATTGCAATCATAGAACAGTGTCTCAGAGTCTCTTCGGCATGCTCACTGCAAAACACACAGTCATAATAATATAGATGCATGTTTTTCCTTTTAAGTAACTTTTTGTTGTTGACTCTATCATGCAGCAGCAGCCAAAACAATATTTATGCCTGAACCTATTGGGAGCCTtccaaatattttttgaaaagaTGATTATCCCCAGCCCTAGAGTACACGGCCTTATACATTTTGATAGAAGAGTATTTTTGACTTTGCCCAAATCCCTTCTAACTGTCTGGTCTTACACCGGACCAATGAGTTAGCATCAAGCTTTGAATTTCAAGTAATTGACCATATGCTTGTTCTGATAAAGGTGTGTGAAGCAACTGATGCATATCCTCCTGTTCCACCCAGGATGGTGTAGACTGGAGGTCATTTTTGACAAAAGAATGGAGGTCTAGAAATTTATCAGTTAATGGTCTATCCATCCAATTGTCATGCCAGAGTAGCACAGTTTTTCCATTGCCAACCTTGCACTCGTAATTTCCCTTGAACAATGGAATGAGTTTCAAATGATATTTCCACTAGCTTGTTCCCTCCATCCTCTGCCCAGGTAGGTTTATACTGTCGTAAGTATCCCAAATCAGTTTGACCCATGGCAAGTCTTCTTTATTAAATAACTTGTGAATATTTTTCACCATGAGGGTTTTGTTATGAAGTGATATGCCTAGAATTCCAAGTAACACAACTTTATAAGTAATTAGTAAGGTTTGTGAGGTAATGATCTTATTAGTTTATTAAAAATGCACTAGAGATAAAATCATGATTCTTGCTAGATATTCTAATCACAAAATTATAGAAACTAATGGTTGTGTGGCCTAGTGGTAAGATTGAGATTGTTTTTCCCGCACCTCCATGTTTATTCCATAGGATTGAGACGTGTGCACTGTTTGGACTAAGCACATGTGAAGTGAATCAAAATTCTCCTCGACCACCAGTAATTAGTCAGAATGTTTGTTTTAGCATTTCCTTATATTTATTCCTCGATCTCATTGTTTTGAAATGCATGACTTTCTTTCTTAATTTTGAAACACATGCCATTTCAGACATAGACATGATAACCAAGAGGCAAATTTGAATATAATTTTGTATACGAATATGCTAAAAAAGTTTCAAGTATTTCCCGAAACAAATCGAATGATATTGTCCCCTTTAGGGAAATTTAGATTCGTTTACTTATTTTTGAATTGCATGTTATGCAATTCATATATCCATTTTTACTATCTTTCTCCTAGATATTCCCCACTTTTAAAATCCAATCATCTTTCAATCACCCTAGCATGAAATTTTTCATGTAACGTGACTATATATAGTGGCTTGGGATGGTATAGTTCTCACATCTTATGTTCGGTTATGGGTTTTTATTGTGTGTCATCATCCACCTAATCATTTCAAATCCAATGGCACCACCAATATATGATCTCTAGTCGGTTGCCAGTAAGATTAGATTAATCCGATTGATCTTACTAACACCAACTTGAACTTGAATGTTTAAGTTGCCAGCAATGCTTTCAAGTTTATAAGTTGTGCTCCACCAAAAAGTAGATCTACCATGTTAACAATCACACTTATTGTTTTTTATCAAAATTTCAAGCACACATTGCTATATATTTTTATCGTATTCCACCTTGGATATTCATTTGTGACACATCTAGTTGCATCACGAAGATCTATTAACTATGGTATGTGTAATTACACTTATGCTGATCTCTTGAATAAAAAGAATGACTGCCGAATGGAAATCCTGGTTTTTAGTTTTTTGTCAACTATATCTATTTTCCCCGTCGTATTGTCCTTTTAACACATTATGATAGTAAAAAAATCCAACTTATATTAAATCTACGTGCCTTCCTCGCATAGTTTGAAATAACATAGGCACGTTCGTACACTTTGCGCAACTTTTTCCTTTatgtcactccttattccatatgATATGGTaacttgtatacgtacaccaaaTCTCATAAATTATTTTTTGTAAGAAATGATATTGACTTAGCGGAAGAAATGCCACATAAGCGGGTACACGAGAGCCGACCCTAGGCACACAAATTGCTCACATAGCCCGTGCACTTGGGCAGCAGGACTGTATCACAGCATTACCTGTTTAATTCCTATATATTTGTATTTTTCGTGGATCCGAAGACAACATGTTTTTTTGTCACAGTTTCTCTAGAGCCCTAGAACTCCACCCCCACCACAGTCCACCACCAGAGATCAAATCGGAGTCCATCGGAAGGCTGCCATCACTTATTGTCTCTTGGAGTTTTTATGTAGTTTTGGAGGTGTATTCATCATCATACATCCTCTAGACCCCCCTGGTATTTGTCGATCAATTTGTTTTGAACATTCATCCTCTTGTGATTTTATTTTCGATTGAATCTCATGTGGTAGAAGTGTTTATCCCTTATTATTGTTTGTGTCATTCATGATGTTCACCCCATCCATGTGTTAGTAGTCTCCTGTTGGTGCATCGTATGAAGGGGAGTTTGCCATGTATAACTTTGATATGATGACTATTTGTTTAATTCATGACTACTaggtgtgtatatatatatataggactaTTATGTTACTAgtaacagaatattattctgttacTATCGACCCTATATAGGTACTGGTCCAGAAGAAACCCAATCGAACTAGTGTGGCCCAAAAAATAAAAGCCCACCCACCCCTCCCATGCAGACGCCAACATTTTTCACCAAGACAAGCGTCCCACCAGGCCACCGCCTTGCCCCCAGCCCCTGGCTGCACCGCCGCCCCACCAGGCCGGCCCCGCGCGCCGCCCACTCTACCGGTCCCGCGTGCCTCCCAACCCCGCCTGCCCCTTGC
This sequence is a window from Aegilops tauschii subsp. strangulata cultivar AL8/78 chromosome 7, Aet v6.0, whole genome shotgun sequence. Protein-coding genes within it:
- the LOC109786314 gene encoding E3 ubiquitin-protein ligase WAV3-like: MMFADDENPAPLNKGSTKGLVKIKKPAYSRDDVSLKADEVTAVVELNAAPSAVVREGLDLVVVLDVSGSMAAEKLVSMKQAMQFVIMKLTPVDRLSIVTCNNSAKRHCALRSMTVDAQKELKAMVDGLEAYGGTNIKSGLETARAIFAARNIVKSRSANVFLLSDGQQTANEATDVDLGSAGVYTFGLGKDSDHKLLSDIAKKSPGGTFSTVVDGSNLTKPFAQMLGGLLTVVAQDVRLILTPKKADGLKDMVVPEDTDYTKTTDAAGVITIHFGTLFSGESRKVTVKMTLSECAVGTTRHDAVLAEAQHSYSAQSIVQGLQTPENLKIFRTPNPATVAGSKARWVLAELARRRQAEAIRKAMALADTGDLDGARYLLVDAQNALEDVLLDDGQKLIDSLRAELVQLIKLMASKQLYEAQGRPYALASDTSHARQRFADRGDVTDTVRLFATPRMDTYLEQAKQFDKDPTKPLPSAADDVKEEIAANPMAAFSSELAFYLRNAIEALQAIEKMVAAPTATA